A region of Nostoc sp. 'Peltigera membranacea cyanobiont' N6 DNA encodes the following proteins:
- a CDS encoding prevent-host-death protein: MNWKLDEAQQKLPEVIDAIASEPQLIFNQDKLVAAIVEPKLFQAFLAWHQQQKVSSFADAFAELRQLCAEENYILETPARCSDRPIPFVEE; the protein is encoded by the coding sequence ATGAACTGGAAACTTGACGAAGCACAACAAAAACTGCCAGAAGTGATTGATGCGATCGCATCAGAACCTCAATTAATTTTCAACCAGGACAAATTAGTTGCTGCGATCGTAGAACCTAAACTTTTTCAAGCCTTCCTTGCTTGGCATCAGCAACAAAAAGTCTCCTCCTTCGCAGACGCTTTTGCAGAATTACGTCAACTCTGTGCCGAAGAGAATTACATTTTAGAAACTCCTGCACGATGTAGCGATCGCCCTATTCCATTTGTTGAGGAATAG
- a CDS encoding type II toxin-antitoxin system VapC family toxin, whose protein sequence is MSFLCDTNIISELARPIPNSGVIAWSQSISSIFISAITLEEICYGLSAKPNSRIKTWFDNFLVTYCQLIPISPEIAKRAGELRGYLQTQGKPRTQADIIIAATAEIHQLTLVTRNTKDFEGCGIAILNPFT, encoded by the coding sequence ATGAGCTTTCTCTGTGATACTAACATTATCAGTGAATTAGCTCGTCCAATACCCAATTCTGGAGTCATTGCTTGGAGTCAAAGCATCTCATCAATTTTTATCAGCGCTATTACATTAGAAGAAATTTGCTATGGTTTATCAGCAAAACCCAACTCCAGGATTAAAACTTGGTTTGATAATTTTTTGGTAACTTACTGTCAGCTAATCCCTATCAGCCCAGAAATTGCTAAACGTGCGGGTGAATTAAGAGGATACCTACAAACTCAAGGAAAACCTCGCACTCAAGCGGACATAATAATTGCCGCAACCGCCGAAATTCACCAATTAACATTAGTAACAAGAAATACAAAAGACTTCGAGGGATGCGGTATTGCCATACTTAATCCATTTACTTGA
- a CDS encoding HNH endonuclease produces MSKYIPESLKTKISASDKGRCCYCLTTEANSGIPMSYDHIQPRSKGGETTFDNLCLACRSCNEFKADSTEAIDPLTGEITPLFHPRTQRWSDHFNWSSDGTRVEGLTTIGRATIVCLRMNNPVIVVARRRWTISGWHPPND; encoded by the coding sequence GTGTCTAAATACATTCCTGAAAGCTTAAAAACTAAAATATCTGCTAGCGATAAAGGACGTTGCTGTTATTGCTTAACTACTGAAGCCAATAGCGGCATTCCTATGAGTTATGACCATATTCAACCCCGTTCCAAAGGTGGGGAAACTACCTTTGACAATCTATGTTTAGCTTGTCGTTCTTGCAATGAATTTAAAGCTGATTCAACCGAAGCTATAGACCCTTTAACTGGGGAAATAACACCTCTATTTCATCCACGTACACAGAGATGGTCAGACCATTTTAATTGGAGTTCTGATGGAACAAGAGTTGAAGGTTTAACTACTATTGGCAGGGCTACAATTGTTTGCTTGCGAATGAATAATCCAGTTATAGTTGTTGCTCGACGACGTTGGACAATTAGTGGTTGGCATCCTCCTAATGATTGA
- a CDS encoding HNH endonuclease — MSRPYINAELRRLVSDRADHICEYCLVSEVDRLSGCQVDHIISVKHGGATAADNLCYACIFCNLQKGTDLGSINWQTGELVRFFNPRRDFWGDHFRLDEAVIQHQTDIGEVTARILDFNSGDRIIERQALIASGQYPSASALKQINK, encoded by the coding sequence GTGTCTCGTCCATATATTAATGCAGAATTGCGGCGTTTAGTTAGCGATCGCGCCGATCATATTTGCGAATATTGTCTCGTCTCTGAAGTAGATAGATTATCGGGTTGTCAAGTTGACCATATAATCAGTGTCAAACACGGCGGGGCTACAGCAGCAGATAATCTCTGTTATGCCTGTATTTTCTGTAACCTGCAAAAAGGGACGGATTTGGGGTCAATTAATTGGCAAACTGGCGAACTTGTGCGGTTTTTTAACCCACGCAGAGACTTTTGGGGCGATCATTTTCGACTAGATGAGGCTGTAATTCAGCATCAAACAGATATCGGTGAAGTCACCGCACGCATTCTAGATTTTAACAGTGGCGATCGCATTATAGAACGACAAGCTTTAATTGCATCTGGTCAGTATCCCTCAGCATCGGCACTAAAACAGATAAATAAATAA
- a CDS encoding type II toxin-antitoxin system HicB family antitoxin has product MKYTIVIQWSEADQCYVVSLPEFTDIMQPCTHGETYEDALKNAQEVLEMLIESSLADGETLPEPKTLGKSLEVA; this is encoded by the coding sequence ATGAAATATACAATCGTGATTCAATGGTCAGAGGCAGACCAATGTTATGTGGTTTCGCTACCTGAGTTTACGGATATAATGCAACCTTGCACTCACGGAGAGACTTACGAAGACGCTCTTAAAAATGCTCAGGAAGTTTTAGAGATGTTGATTGAATCATCTTTAGCTGACGGTGAAACTCTACCAGAGCCTAAGACGCTAGGAAAGTCTTTGGAAGTTGCATAA
- a CDS encoding type II toxin-antitoxin system HicA family toxin — MPKKIRELKSLLLQAGFTYKPAKGSHSKWMHPQLPKAIIIAGKDGSDAKPYLEKQVNEALEELNKIKEDEETEE, encoded by the coding sequence ATGCCCAAGAAAATTAGAGAACTCAAAAGCTTGTTGCTGCAAGCAGGATTTACTTATAAACCTGCAAAAGGTAGCCACAGTAAATGGATGCATCCGCAATTACCTAAAGCTATCATCATTGCTGGCAAAGATGGTAGCGATGCCAAACCTTATTTAGAAAAGCAAGTCAATGAAGCACTAGAAGAACTAAATAAAATTAAAGAAGACGAGGAGACAGAAGAATGA